AAGATGCTTATAACTACTTTTTTCAAATAAAAATCATTCAGCCCTTTTATAAAAAATGAAACAGATATATCTTGGTCTTATAGTATATATAGGTTTTTATACCGCCTTTTCACAGCCATTGCCCATGAACAATATCTTTTTAGAAGACCGAATGAGACAAAAACAAATAGCAGGAGAATTACAAACAGATGTCTCTTTTTTATTAAAACCGCTTTCCCTTGCTTACCTACAAAAGGACAGTTCTTTTGACAAATCAATCTCTCTTCCCAAGCAATTACTCCATTTTTGGAAAAACCGAATACAACTCCATCTCTTACCAATACAAATCATTACTCAGTATAATTCGCATCTTCCTTATGGATGGAATGACGGATCATTAATCCCCGCTCAAGGATTTCAATCTTCTATATCCACAGGTTTTTTTGGAAAAATTGGATTTCTTACTTTTCAAATAAAGCCCGAATTTGTTTTTGCTACCAATGGAAAATTTAATACCTTTCAAACAAACGATATACGAGTGATTCAGCCCCTATATGAGTATCATTATAATCAAATAGATGATCCCGAAAGAATAAACGGTGCAAACTATTGGAAAACTATTCTCGGACAATCTTTTATTGGAATAAACGCAGGAGCTGTTTTTGCTGGAATAAGCACTGAAAATATATCTTGGGGACCAGGAAAAAGAAACAATCTCATACTCAGTAATAACAGCGAAGGATTTGCTCATATCACTGTAAAAACATCTCGCCCTGCTGATATTTTTATTGGAAAATTAGAACTACAGTTTTTGATAGGAAAATTAGAAAATTCTCCTTACAACCCACCCGCACCAGATACAACGACATTCAAAAGATTTGGAAGACCGAAATCTGATAACTGGAGATATTTTAGTGCTTTTATGCTGAGTTATGAACCAAAGTGGGTAAAAGGACTCTACTTAGGATTCTCAAGAACCTATCAACAATATGATAGTACCACTCGCAGATTTCATAATTTTAGTAATTATTTTCCTCTTTTTGATGTTATTTTTAGAACAACTGACGGAACCTCTGAAAATGATAATGACAAAATCCGAGACCAAAGATTATCATTTTTTATAAGATGGGTATGGAAAAAAGCAAAGATGGAATTTTATTATGAATATGGAAGAAATGATGCTTCAGCGGACTTGCGTGATTTTTTACAAACCCCTGAGCATGCACGAGCATATATATTTGGTTTTTCTAAAGTATTTCCTATCTATGGGAAGAGATACTCTTTACAAATAAATGCAGAGATAACACAAATACAGCAAGCACCTTTAGAAAGTGTTTTCCGAACTGCCGGAGAATTTTACACTCATTGGCAACTTCTCAACGGCTATACTCACAAAGGACAAAGAATAGGAGCGGGAGTAAACGGAAATATACAATCTTTAGACATATACTTTCTAACAAAACAGAACCGAATAGGTATCCAATTAGAACGCATAGAGCAATTCCCTGATGTCTATTACGAAAAAAAATTCTCTCAATATTCACTTGCCCCATGGATTGATTATGGCTATGGATTGATTGGAGAATACCAATGGAAAAATTTTATATTCCATGGAAAAATGAAGTTTATACGTAGCACCAGCTACCAATGGCAATTGGATACAAATAATAACCCTCTCTCTTTATTTAATTCTCATTTTCAAATACATCTGTTATATCAATTTTGAAAATAAACATCTTTCACAAATTGGTAATTATACTCATTTGCATTTTAATTTTAAATCGGGTGTGTTGGGTAATTTGTAATATCATCGTACTATTAGCGCAAATGAGTATACATTAAATACCCCCCTTACACACATTGAAACCGTTTCGATTTAAAAACGTAAAAAAACGAATATTTTATTTCACGAATACTATGGGTTCGTATTTATTTCCATAATTATTTATTTTGATTATTTTTTCACTAAACTACGCGAATTTTATTTTTATTTTATATAATGGGTAATGCAATGATTCATTTTGATAGAAATGAGTAGATTTTTTTAATTTAGTTTTACAACGGTCTTAATTTATAATTATTACAACAACAATGGGATTCATTCATTGGGATGATTTTACGAAAGTAGAAATAAGAGTAGGGACAATAGTAGAAGTGATGGACTTTCCGAAGGCAAAAAAACCTGCCTATCAATTAAAAATAGATTTGGGGGATGAAATAGGAATAAAAAATTCCAGCGCTCAAATAACAAATAAATACACAAAAGAGGAACTTGTAGGAAAACAGGTGGTGTGTGTGGTAAATTTTCCTCCTAAGCAGATAGCAAATTTTATGAGTGAGGTTTTAGTAACAGGATTTTCAGATTCTGAAGGTCATATTATATTATGTATCCCCGAAAGACCCGTTCCAAATGGAAAAAAACTTCTATAAATATTTTTTATGTATATTAAAAAAATAACCATTTGAAACATAAAATCAATAAAAAAATATGGATAATAGAGAAATATCAGAAAAATTGAAATTAGTAGGAACTCTTATGGAACTACACGATGAAAATCCTTTTAAAATACGAGCATACGGTATTGCTTCTTTCTCTATAGAACGAATTGAAATACCCATTTCTACCCTTTCTCAGGAAGCAATAAGCGATATTCAGGGAGTAGGAAAATCTATTGCACAAGAGGTTTGGAAAATGATAGATGAAAATACTTTTCCACTTTTAGAAGCATTAAAAAACAAGACCCCCGAAGGTGTTATGGATATGCTCCAAATAAAAGGATTAGGTCCCAAAAAAATAAGAGTATTTTGGAAAGAACTAGATATAAAGACCCCTGAAGAGCTTTATACCGCATGCGAAGAAGGAAAAATAGCTGCTCTGAAAG
The genomic region above belongs to Chitinophagaceae bacterium and contains:
- a CDS encoding capsule assembly Wzi family protein, which produces MKQIYLGLIVYIGFYTAFSQPLPMNNIFLEDRMRQKQIAGELQTDVSFLLKPLSLAYLQKDSSFDKSISLPKQLLHFWKNRIQLHLLPIQIITQYNSHLPYGWNDGSLIPAQGFQSSISTGFFGKIGFLTFQIKPEFVFATNGKFNTFQTNDIRVIQPLYEYHYNQIDDPERINGANYWKTILGQSFIGINAGAVFAGISTENISWGPGKRNNLILSNNSEGFAHITVKTSRPADIFIGKLELQFLIGKLENSPYNPPAPDTTTFKRFGRPKSDNWRYFSAFMLSYEPKWVKGLYLGFSRTYQQYDSTTRRFHNFSNYFPLFDVIFRTTDGTSENDNDKIRDQRLSFFIRWVWKKAKMEFYYEYGRNDASADLRDFLQTPEHARAYIFGFSKVFPIYGKRYSLQINAEITQIQQAPLESVFRTAGEFYTHWQLLNGYTHKGQRIGAGVNGNIQSLDIYFLTKQNRIGIQLERIEQFPDVYYEKKFSQYSLAPWIDYGYGLIGEYQWKNFIFHGKMKFIRSTSYQWQLDTNNNPLSLFNSHFQIHLLYQF
- a CDS encoding tRNA-binding protein is translated as MGFIHWDDFTKVEIRVGTIVEVMDFPKAKKPAYQLKIDLGDEIGIKNSSAQITNKYTKEELVGKQVVCVVNFPPKQIANFMSEVLVTGFSDSEGHIILCIPERPVPNGKKLL